A window of Gimesia sp. genomic DNA:
GTCGGTGATCCATTGATTACGATCGACCAGGAAGATTTCAAACTCCGCGTCAAGCAGGCAGAGGCACAACTGGCGGCGGTTCGTTCGGCAGTCGGGTTAAAACCGGGAGATCCGCTTGAAAAACTGGTGCCTGAAAATTCGCCCCCGGCCCGTGAGAAGAAAGCCGAGTGGGATGAGGCGACCGCGAACCTGGAACGAGCCAAGACGCTGTATAAACAGAATGTGATGGGCCAGGCCGAATTCGATCAGGTCGTGTCGTTCGAACAGGTGGCCCAGGCCCGCTATGCCTCCGCTTTGAACGGGGTCCGCGAGAAAATGGCTAATATCACCGTGCAACAGACGCAACTGGATCTGGCACGGGAAGACTTGAAGAACACCGAACTGAAAGCCACGTACCCGGCTGTCGTGCAGAAACGCCTGGTTGCCCCCGGGAGTTACATTCGCATGGGTGATCCACTGCTGGTGCTGGTACGGATTGATCAGCTCCGCTACCGGGGAACGGTGCCCGAGCGTCTCTCGACCCAGCTTGAAATCGGTCAGCCGATCGAATTGAAAATTGAATCGGTACCACAGCGGACTTCTAAAGTGACCCGCATCAGTCCGTTCCTGGATCAGTTGAGCCGTTCATTACTGTTTGAGTCGCTGGTCGAGAACCCGGATCGGGAATTGCGGGCCGGCCTGTTTGCCGAAGGACGGATCATCGTCGACCCCGATCAGAAAGCGATTGTCGTGCCGGTCTCGTCGGTCGTGCAATTTGCGGGAACGGAAAAAGTCTGGAAGGCCGTGGATGGCACCGTGAAGATGCAGGAAGTCCTGCTGGGAGAACGACGCGGTGATCAGATCCGAATTTTAGAAGGACTGCAGCCGGGTGACGTCATTCTGCGTACCGCGAAGGAAGGGCGTCCCGGAACACTGTCTGCCGTGGAGCCACAACCCTCGGCTGCCGAGCAGACCAAAGCCAAAACATAATTGCCGACGGGTCTGCCTGATCCGTCTTGTGAAGAAAGTCGCCGCAGCCTGATGTAAAGGGAATCGATTTTGTACTGGTTAGCCGAAGTCTGTGTCAAAAGGCCCGTGTTTGCGCTGATGCTGATTACCGCATTAGTGGTCGCCGGTCTTGTGGCCTTTCCGGAGCTGGGCGTCGATCGTTTTCCCAACATGGACATGCCGTCGATTTATATCCGGACGAACTATCCCGGGGCGGCGTCTCAGGAAGTCGAATCGGAAGTCAGCGCGGTGCTGGAAGATGCGGTCGCAACCGTGGCGGGCATCGAGGAACTGCGTTCGATCTCGCGCGACGGTCGCTCGTTTGTGATCATCACCTTCAATCTGAACCGGAACGTCGACGCTGCGACGCAGGACGTGCGGGACGCGGTTTCGGGGGCGATGAATCTGTTGCCTCCCAATATCGATCCGCCAATCGTACAGAAACGGGATCTGGAATCGTCGCCGATCATGACGCTGGCCGTTTCAGGGCCACGCACTTCGCGGGAGCTGTATCTGTTTGCAGATCGCTACGTGAAGAACGTGATTGAATCGTCTCCCGGAGTGGGTGAGGTTCAGATCGCGGGGGCCGCGGATCGGGCGGTGAAGGTGGATATTGACGCAGACCGGCTGGCGGCTTACCAGATGTCGATCCTGCAGATCCGGGATGCACTGGTGCGACAGAATACCGAAGTTCCCGGGGGACGCCTGGACCAGGGCTTCCGCGAGCGGTCCCTGCGGACAATGGGCCGCATTGCCGATGCGAGCAATTTTCCGAATCTGGTGGTCGATACGATCAATGGCACTCCAGTCCGACTGGCCGATTTGGGAACAGTGAGCGACGATACCAAGGAAGTCCGCACGATTGCGCGACTCAATCAGGCGCCGGCAGTCGTGTTGACGATTCAGAAACAGTCGGGAGAAAATACGGTTGCGGTAGTGGAAGGCATTAAAAAGATGCTGCCTCGCAGCCAGGAACTGCTGCCCGATGACGTGACGGTCAGCGTGGTGCAGGATCAGTCCCGCTATATCGTGACGGCACTACACGAGCTGGAAAAGCACCTGGTCTCCGGAAGTATTCTGGCCTGTATTACCGTGCTGTTGTTTATGCGATCCTGGCGTTCTACGGTGATTGCTTCGGTGGCGATTCCCGCTTCGATCATTTCCACGTTTGCCTTCATGAAACTGTTTGGCTTCACCTTAAACAATGTGACCATGCTGGCGCTGGTGCTGATGGTGGGGGTGGTGATTGATGATGCGATTGTGGTGCTGGAGAACGTGTTCCACTGCATCGAAGAGCGGGGGATGACTCCCCATGACGCCGCGATTTACGGAACCAAGGA
This region includes:
- a CDS encoding efflux RND transporter periplasmic adaptor subunit, translating into MGCESNQPAPTKKAGETLPVLNVETLTVAEQTWPRIIRSQGSLFPDEEATLGIKVEGRVSEVHVDLGDVVEVGDPLITIDQEDFKLRVKQAEAQLAAVRSAVGLKPGDPLEKLVPENSPPAREKKAEWDEATANLERAKTLYKQNVMGQAEFDQVVSFEQVAQARYASALNGVREKMANITVQQTQLDLAREDLKNTELKATYPAVVQKRLVAPGSYIRMGDPLLVLVRIDQLRYRGTVPERLSTQLEIGQPIELKIESVPQRTSKVTRISPFLDQLSRSLLFESLVENPDRELRAGLFAEGRIIVDPDQKAIVVPVSSVVQFAGTEKVWKAVDGTVKMQEVLLGERRGDQIRILEGLQPGDVILRTAKEGRPGTLSAVEPQPSAAEQTKAKT